In Planktothrix tepida PCC 9214, the genomic window CACCATTGCAAACCGTGACGGGCCGAATATTGGAAAGCATGGTGATTATTATGCCAACCCTCACCATAAGTGACAACCGCAACCCACCAACAGTTACGCGAAGAATCTCCCGACTCATAGGTTTGATACCCAAATTTATGAGTGGCGCTATTGACAAACCAGGTGCAGTGAAACATCACCACAACCCGAAAGAAAATACCCCAAACAACAAAAGACCAACCGCCGATCAGATACAGTAATACTCCAAAGATGACCTGAATAACCAAAAAGTATTTTTGGAAAAACAGATAAACTGGATCGTCTGCAATGTCTTTGGTATAACGGGGAATTTGTTCATCTGCTGGAGTATGGAACAACATCCAGCCGAGGTGACTCCACCAAAACCCTTTGGTAGAATCATGGGGATCTTGCTCTTGATCAGAATATTGATGATGGAGACGGTGTAACCCGATCCAATCAATCGGCCCCCCTTGGCAAGCTAGGGTTCCGCAAAAGATTAAAAAATATTCTAACCATTTGGGAGCTTCAAAACTGCGATGGCTCACTAGGCGGTGAAAGCCTAGCGTAATTCCTAAGCCTCCAGTCACCCAATGTAAAAATAGAGCTAGACCTACGGCAGCCCAGCTAAAGTTACTCGGCAAAAATGCCAACAGTGCGGCAGCATGGAGAAACACCATAAAAGCAATGGTGATCCAATCGGGCTTATATTGAGGTGAAGTTGCAATCGTCATGAAACGAAAATTCGAGCTTTTTTAAACGAAAGAGTCCTATTGGCATCTATAATATGCACCGCCCACAAACAAAGTGAGTTCGGTCATCATATCTAGCATGGAACAGCTAAAAGAAGCAGAACAGGAACTATTTCCGATTTTTTCTGGTATTGACACGCAGGTCAAGCATAATCTTCAACGAGTTTTAGATGCCTTTCGTCGTTACCGAGTGGGAACCCATCACTTTGCAGGCGTTACAGGTTATGGTCACGATGATTTAGGACGTCAAACCTTAGATCAAGTCTTTGCGGAGATTATGGGTGCAGAAGCGGCTGCGGTACGAGTGCAGTTTGTTTCTGGAACCCACGCCATTACCTGTGCCTTATTTGGCTGTTTACGTCCAGGGGACGAAATGCTGGCGGTGGCTGGCACTCCCTACGATACCCTGGAAGAGGTCATCGGTTTGCGCGGTCAAGGTCAAGGTTCATTATTAGAGTTTGGCATATCTTACCGTCAATTGGATCTAACTTCTGAGGGAAAAATAGACTGGGAAGGCTTAAACACTGCAATAACCGCAAAAACTCGTCTCGTTTTAATTCAGCGTTCCTGTGGCTACTCCTGGCGTTCTAGTTTGTCTATTAGCGATATTGAGCAAATTGTTCAGAGTGTTAAACAACAAAATCCTAATACGATTTGTTTTGTCGATAATTGCTATGGAGAATTTATAGAAACTCGTGAACCGCCTGCGGTTGGTGTTGATTTAATCGCAGGTTCGTTAATTAAAAATCCAGGGGGAACTATTGTTCAAGCGGGGGGTTATGTTGCTGGAAGGGAAGATTTAGTTGAAGCCGCAACTTGTCGATTAACAGCCCCCGGAATTGGTAGCAGTGGGGGTGCAACATTTGATCAAAATCGGATTTTATTTCAAGGGTTATTTTTAGCTCCTCAAATGGTAGGAGAAGCCATTAAAGGAACCCATTTAACCTCATATATTTTTCATCAATTAGGATATCGTGTTAATCCTTTACCCTTTGAACCGAGGCGGGATGTGATTCAAGCGATTGAGTTAGGTTCTCCTAATAAATTAATTGCTTTTTGTCGGGCTATTCAACAGTATTCTCCGATTGGTTCTTACCTTGAACCTGTTCCCGCAGAAATGCCGGGATATGAAAGCCATTTAGTCATGGCGGGAGGTACATTTATTGATGGGAGTACCTCGGAATTTTCCGCCGATGGGCCGTTAAGAGAACCTTATATTGTGTTCTGTCAAGGGGGAACCCACTGGACACATATTGCTTTAGCGTTAGAAGCTGCAATTGAAGCGATCGCACAGGTTTAAATGTTCTGATTATATTTCCGAAAAGGGAGATCTTAAAACTGACGTTAAAATCCTAGCACCTCACCCCAAGTTATTTACTGAAAGGTTTATAGATTAGCCTTTGTAGAGCTTGAGTACAGCGTTAATCAGTTAAGGGGTTTGAAATTGCCATGTTCTACAATTCTGATATACTACTGTTGCCAGAATAATGCCTGTTTCTAAGCCACAAAATCAAACCCAAACTTCGCCAGTCCCAAATGCTGATGGATTGTCATGGTATACCGTCCCTGAAACCGTCAAACAATTGCTAGTGCTGGCATCTACTCATTGGAATAATCCAGAGCTTGCAGATGGTTATATCAATCAGGCGCTCGCCATTGCTGATGAACATCCTGATGTATTGGTGTCAGCCTATCGCTATTTTTTTTACACTCATAACGATCCTTTAGCCTTGCAAGTGGCGACAAAAGTGCTAGAAATGGTGAAACGCATAGAAGTGCTACCTGAAGATTGGTTTCAATTAAAACCGATATTAACCGCACGTTTAGATGATCCCAATATTCGGCTTTATATTAATGCTTATGCAGCATCAGGACTGATTAGATCTCGATTAGGAGACATTGAAATAGCTAAACAAATTGCCACACAAGTCAGTGAGATTGAAAAAAGTAACGAATTTGGCGGAAATGTAGTGCGGAATATTTTAGAAAATCCTGATGAGGATTGATGCTCCTAACTACCTCTTAGAAACCGGGTTTTTCTTTTATCTTTGGGTTTCTAACCAAACTTTCTACAAAAACCCGGTTTCTCTTTGGAGTTTAGAAGTGCTTTTGATAATAGTCTTCAACAGCACCCACAGCACTCAATAAAGGAGAATCTAAAGATTCAATCCAGTCTGCGACTTCCCTTGCCAGCCCTAAAGTTGCAGTTCCATGAGACGGTTGAAGTTGACCTGAGATTACGGTTTGTTTGAGGTTTTTCAAGACCGCAATTAAATTATCTAAACGATCTGATTGTTCCTCTTGATCAGTTTGTTCCGCAGAATCAATCGCTTGATCAATTAACTGAGTAAATTCGGTAATTTTGGCATCCATGTTAATATCCGGTGAGGGAATTGAGTTAAAAAGAATTAAGGACAATAAAAAGATTCAACACCAATATTTTGACCAGCCGACCATTTAATATTGGGATCTTTAGAATCTTTAATAAAGATTTGATGACCCATCCCAGGATAACATTCTGTTGGCGGTTGTGGGGCTACAATGCCTTTATAAATTATTGTTCCGGCTGGTAATGTTACCGTTTCGATTATCGTTGCTTGATTTCCCCAAGCTTGGTTTAAGGCTAAATTTCTGATCACATCAACATTCTTAGTATATTGATCCGTCGTTAAATAGCGCCCATATTTCATATTATCGGTGCTATAATAACGGTAAAAATCTTGAGATTCTGATAATTGAATCTCTTTACATTCAGAGTTTAGAAATGTATTGGCAATATCGACGGGTAGAGGGCAACTACTGATAACATCTTGAGCGAAAGCTGGTGAGGCATTAAAGACAAAAAACTCAGATGCAACGGCAAAAAAGACGCTAATCAGCAAAGTCAATCCTAGACCCGTAAAAACAGATTTAATTTTCATCGCTTGTGTTCTCAAATCGATTTCTGAAGCAATTTTATCAAACAGGGGATGGCATTGCTAATTTGATTAAAATTTTTAAAACAAATTCATATAAGTTTACTTGAGATGAAGGGGGACTCAGAAACCGGGTTTTTTATCCCCTCTTTCGGTTTCTCAACAAGCTATCTATAAAAAACCGGTTTCTCCAGCTAGTAGGGACTCAGAAACCGGGTTTTTCTTTTATCTTTGGGTTTCTTAACAAGCTATCTACAAAAACCCGGTTTCTAATTTGATATATTCCCTAATTACGGGTGATATTGTAAATAAGGTTAATTGTTCTTGTGTTATCTTTTCAATTAATGAACGTCTTCCTAGAGATTGAATAGCAGTCAATAACTCAGATGAGGATAAAGATAAATTCTGTAAAAGTTCTGTCACTGTTACGGGTTGATTAATTTGGCTTAATTGCAATATTATTTGTTTTTCTAATAAAGATATTCGTTGAAAATTTCGGTTTAATTGATTGATGATTTCATCTCCCAAAAACAGACTGTTATATTTTAAATAATCTCCGATTTTACCATTAAATAAGTCTTGAATCATTCGAGCTATAGTTTTTAACTCGTCAGGATGACCGCGATAGGTATTAATTAATTCTAGCCAGTGTTCTTCATCGGATAAATTGTATTCTTTAAAAATTTCTATCGCATTTTCTCCTATTCCATTTAATGATAATAGTTTTACGGGGTTACTTAAACCTGTTAAATTGATGAGTTCTAAGGGTGCTTCCCAACTATTTAAAATTAAACAGCTACTATGAGAAAGTTCACCCATATTTTTTAAGAATTCACCATAATTTTCAAATTGATTTTTATAATTTCCGGCTAATTTACTTTCTGCTAATATTTCTTGAACATTATCCAATATAATTAAACAACGGTATTTACGCAAATATTCAAACAATATTGATAATAATTCAGCAAGTTCTAAATCTAATATAGAATTAATATCTGTTAATAAAAAGTTACTATTAGTTGGATAATATAAGGAGAAAACTAACTGTTTAACTAAGGTTGGTAACAAGGGAGAGTGATACAAATTCTTCCAAATAATATAGTCAAAATTAGTGCTGATTTTTTCGAGGAGATGACGGGATAATGTTGTTTTACCTATACCGCTTATTCCTAATATTCCTACTACTTTAATGTTTTCTTGTAATATCCAATGTTCTAAAGTTGATATTTCATTAACTCGACCCCAGATTTTACCAATATCCGGTGCTTCTCTAAGGTCTTGAAGGGGTAATGGGTTTAGATGAGTTTCGGGTTGATTTTGTCCGGGTGTTTGTCTATTTTTTCCATTCCTGCTATTCTCTAAAGGTGTGATGCGATCGCTACATAAACTTAAATTATTCGTAATTCCGATAACGTTACCAAAACCAACGCTTGAAGAAACAGAAAATTGTAATCTTTCTAAAGCTGAACGAAAATTCGATTTATTAACATCTTCTCCTGAAAAATTTGATAAGATTTTCCATAAATCTGAGGCGGTATCTCTAACATAACCTTCACTACAATGGATATTATCTGCAATATCAGTATATTTTTTACCTTCCCAAACGCCTTCAAGTACGGTTTTTTGCAGATCATCTAAATGTTTTCCTGTATGATTAAAAACCAGATGATCAGCGATTTTTAAAACCTCTTGAATATCCATATTCTTGATGGGTGTAAAAATTTTTCCGACATTTTCCGACAATATCTGACATTAAATTCCCGACATTTTCCGACAATATCCGACTGACAAAAATTCGATGATCAAAAATAATATCAATATTAATAGTTACAATTACTTTTTTTGAGTTTGAGTTAGTGGCGATCGCTATATTTTGGCGAATCGACAAAAGTTAAAGGAAGCTTGCAAATATCAGAGGGAAATTCATGAATAGAAAAGCCGTGATATTGGTACTCGGTGCTGCTTTAGCTATGAGTGGAGCTATTATTAAAGGCACTCCCAATGCTAATGCTAATCTATCAGAAACCCGTAATCCCAATATTAATCAGAGTAGTATTCCTCCCAAGTTGAACAATGTTGGTATTATAGCACAGTCTGGGGATAGTCCTTGGAATCAAAGAATTTCCTCTCAAACCTACAGGAACCCTGATACGGGTCAAGAATTATGTTTTTATTATAACTCATCCCGTTGGGCACCATGTCCAGGTCAAGGAGATTATATCATTGTACCTGAAAATGCCAAATGTCGAGGGGCTGCAACATCTGATGATCTTAGACTTAATTGTCCAGCACTTCAATGTAGACTAAGTAGGTAGGCTCTATAAAACCCTACTATGTAAACGATTGTAAATCGTTCTAACGCTCTCTAATGGCTGATCTAAGCCTCCTTTACATATTGTTATATGGAAAAGTTTAATCCTGCCTACCTACTTAGACAAATTGGGTGATCTCAATATGGGTATGATTACTGGTAATTCTGGTAATACACCTCCCTGTGAGGGTTTACCGTAGTTAATCAATATTTGTGAATGAGAATCAGATAAATTTTCGATTCATCATACACAGGGTTAGAGATAGTTTATAGAGCAAGTTTCAATCTTATTGAACAATCTTAATGCTCAGGATTATTAATTCTAAAAAATGGTTACACCCCTTGTAGGGGCGAGGCGCGCCTCGCCCCTACGATGAATTGGGTTTTAATAAATTTGTCGCTAGTGTTCTCAGAAACCGGGTTTTTTCTCCCATCTTTGGGTTTATCAACAAGCTATCTATAAAAACCCGGTTTCTAATTGGGGGGACTCAGAAACCGGGTTTTTCTTCAATCTTTCGGTTGCTAATAAAGCTATGTACAAAAACCCGGTTTCTAATGGGGGGCTGGGTGGCTATAAAAACCCGATTTCTAATAGATTTAAGATTGCCAACGGACTCGCTCGGCGTGACCCCAAAAGGCTTCTAATTTATAGAAATCTCGTTCTTCGGGTAATAAAATATGGACAATTACATCCCCATAATCCATTAAAACCCAGTTACCATCATTTTGACCTTCAATTCTGAGGGGAGGCCGTTGTAATTCTAATTCGACTTGATCTGAAATAGCTTGAGAAATTGCCCGGAGTTGAGCTTGAGAAAAGCCCGTTACAATCACAAAATAATCAGCTAAATAAGATACTTCTGATACGCGCAGCACCAGAATATTATCCGCTTTCCGATCATCGGCTGCTCGTGCGGCGACTAGGGCGGTTTCCCGGCTGGTATCTTCATCCCCAGAAAGGGCAGAGATGATCACTTGATCAGAGGCGTATTTGGTTTTGGCGTTATCAAACATTAAGCTCTTGTATTCCTCGTATAATAATCGGTTGCAGTTGGTTAATCCTGAATGGCTAAGATTGTAGCAAGGGGTGACAATGCCATAGAGATCTACTGATTATTTTAATCCTTGTTTTCGATTTTGGATGGTTCGGATTTTGCGAAAGCCATGAAGGAAATGCCAGAGTTTCCCGTAACCGATCATTCGAGTTTACATTCTATT contains:
- a CDS encoding NB-ARC domain-containing protein is translated as MDIQEVLKIADHLVFNHTGKHLDDLQKTVLEGVWEGKKYTDIADNIHCSEGYVRDTASDLWKILSNFSGEDVNKSNFRSALERLQFSVSSSVGFGNVIGITNNLSLCSDRITPLENSRNGKNRQTPGQNQPETHLNPLPLQDLREAPDIGKIWGRVNEISTLEHWILQENIKVVGILGISGIGKTTLSRHLLEKISTNFDYIIWKNLYHSPLLPTLVKQLVFSLYYPTNSNFLLTDINSILDLELAELLSILFEYLRKYRCLIILDNVQEILAESKLAGNYKNQFENYGEFLKNMGELSHSSCLILNSWEAPLELINLTGLSNPVKLLSLNGIGENAIEIFKEYNLSDEEHWLELINTYRGHPDELKTIARMIQDLFNGKIGDYLKYNSLFLGDEIINQLNRNFQRISLLEKQIILQLSQINQPVTVTELLQNLSLSSSELLTAIQSLGRRSLIEKITQEQLTLFTISPVIREYIKLETGFL
- a CDS encoding aminotransferase class I/II-fold pyridoxal phosphate-dependent enzyme, which produces MEQLKEAEQELFPIFSGIDTQVKHNLQRVLDAFRRYRVGTHHFAGVTGYGHDDLGRQTLDQVFAEIMGAEAAAVRVQFVSGTHAITCALFGCLRPGDEMLAVAGTPYDTLEEVIGLRGQGQGSLLEFGISYRQLDLTSEGKIDWEGLNTAITAKTRLVLIQRSCGYSWRSSLSISDIEQIVQSVKQQNPNTICFVDNCYGEFIETREPPAVGVDLIAGSLIKNPGGTIVQAGGYVAGREDLVEAATCRLTAPGIGSSGGATFDQNRILFQGLFLAPQMVGEAIKGTHLTSYIFHQLGYRVNPLPFEPRRDVIQAIELGSPNKLIAFCRAIQQYSPIGSYLEPVPAEMPGYESHLVMAGGTFIDGSTSEFSADGPLREPYIVFCQGGTHWTHIALALEAAIEAIAQV
- a CDS encoding acyl-CoA desaturase, with protein sequence MTIATSPQYKPDWITIAFMVFLHAAALLAFLPSNFSWAAVGLALFLHWVTGGLGITLGFHRLVSHRSFEAPKWLEYFLIFCGTLACQGGPIDWIGLHRLHHQYSDQEQDPHDSTKGFWWSHLGWMLFHTPADEQIPRYTKDIADDPVYLFFQKYFLVIQVIFGVLLYLIGGWSFVVWGIFFRVVVMFHCTWFVNSATHKFGYQTYESGDSSRNCWWVAVVTYGEGWHNNHHAFQYSARHGLQWWEIDLTWMTISLLQALGLAQKVKLPPANAEAQRI
- the rsfS gene encoding ribosome silencing factor, giving the protein MFDNAKTKYASDQVIISALSGDEDTSRETALVAARAADDRKADNILVLRVSEVSYLADYFVIVTGFSQAQLRAISQAISDQVELELQRPPLRIEGQNDGNWVLMDYGDVIVHILLPEERDFYKLEAFWGHAERVRWQS